DNA sequence from the Coffea arabica cultivar ET-39 chromosome 11c, Coffea Arabica ET-39 HiFi, whole genome shotgun sequence genome:
AGCTGTTTGCTCATCTCCTTATTTGATatgcatatgtgactaattgaacaTAAAATTTCATGATTCTTGTCTGCTATTATTTTgatacctcattgagcgtaaccTCACCCCCTTTCCCGTtatctttattttccttacagcggacaaactttgaaatcatggttttggaagaaatagtCGAGCTAgtgtatatgttattttgttaagctcttttgcaACCAAAATCCTAATTATATTTTGAACCGTATGGatattttgacttgtactttagttaatttgttcaagactctGATATAAATAAGTATTTAACCTTGTttattaagtgtattcatttTGAGATGTTGCGCTCCTGTGACTTTGGTGAACGTTTCATGTAACCGTTGGCGATCGGGCAAGCGCAGCATTTGAACAGGAacgaaaaaaaatttttagcgGGAATATTCTTCAGATAATTCGGCCACATATTcgaccagttcttggccggattgacaggggaagttgaaaaaaatttagtttagccactgccttgaatccagccggattgtgacgtggcttTTTCGTTTCATTTTcgttttcgtttcttttttcattgaAGTATTTAATCGAAGTCCAGTATttccgtatggtttggtaagttCTATTTTGGGTTTGGTAGTCTCCaattgtttgttttctttggatTCTATCGTGCGTACTATATGATTTATGAGATTCGACTCTGTAgccctgacgagagttgggcaagcggtccgctgaatcctttggttcaccttagggggaggtgaggctgtcacaatAACTAATTAATGAGGTTTGATCTTCGAGACATCAAGTTTGTGTGATTCTATCTTATGAGGTTCTTGTGAAAAAACTCATATGGATCGTCATTTTAGACATTTGGAGAATTTCCAGTAAAGAAAAACTTTGCACAACTTGCTACAAATTcaatgaatttatttaaaataCTCCATCCGTCCCATTTATTTATCATGTTTAGGGAATCTAACCTTTTAATAATAATGGTTTGATTGGAATGTTTGTGCttctgatgtgtgcacggatctcaacccacgcaatgacccaatccgagttccattggacccagtcacatgtgcacgAGCCAaactcttcaaggaatccctccaagaccTTGTGcaaattgtccaagaccaacatggaatccatagagatattaaagacttagaaggagacaatcaTGTTATCTataccatgatccaagcccatgaagagacaAGTGGACCTCCAAGTGAGTTGgacgttttatgaataaaatttgcTTAAATTTTcgactttctttcttgtgagaatttcgagcctttacttgctcttgataagggttcttgagcaatttTGCGTCTTGTCTTTAATtattctaccgacctatccactggaCTATTTACCTTCAATTAAAGTCGATGTTCTaccgcctttaatcaaatcgtgtcgtccgtttgattctagatttcgcaatccaagcgttagaCAACCTCGTTAGATCCttggcaaacgtgctacgtgtctcgaaatgagttgatcgagaaccgtatcagttggcttcagaacTTAAgtggaggtatctttcgttatatctatatttttcgtagttgtgtcaTAGAATTCTTTGTTATTTCCGCTGtcttattccaaaaaaaaaattctatttgtATCGTTTGTTACATAACGTTTCTGGCCGTTTGTGTCTCTATCGTGCATGGTTTATTGCTCATTAAATTTGtccatgacttgttgttgttgttgggtCGTTGATGATCATCAAATCTGTTCgcacttgattttttttagtggtcttcaattctgtccgtaagtcatgtttcttgcattgtgtcaaatctgtccatgcATGTGTTGTTGTGGCCTTTGACTATCTGACCGCATCTTGTGTCCCTTGTTGCATTAAATTCTGCCTAAGTCGTGCGTGTCGTAGTTAGCTCCAATCTGTTCGTGTTCATCAAGGGAACAAAGAAGAGTCCTAGGGGCTGCGGCTAGGGTTCCCACTTACACTAGGGTTTTGTTGTTGCGCTAGGGTGCCTTGTTTCCAAATCTATCCAAGTTGATTCATGAGTCGTTCAAGTTGtcttcttaattttctaaactgATTTTGGGTTAAAACTTGTTGGTGTTGtgaaatcttgaagagaacctacaagattttagggtttcttgaagttcttgattacTACCTAgaagttcttgaaattcttgaaagtaTCTTGCTAGTTCTTGAGGGATTTGGGTTATGCGTTATTGCGAGTTGAGGGGTTGACcttattgctggaattttactACTTCAACCAAGTATTTGTGTTGttctttaagtaaaaaaaaaaagaaacgaaaagaaaagaaagaaagccatTTGGGtggcaagagagaaaaaaaaaaaaaccgagcGAGGGAGTTGAAATTTATTGCCAAATCAGTCTCTTAAATCGTGCTTGTATCCCAAACAGAAAATtcgaaccaaaaaaaaagggaaagaaactcaaaagttttggcctacCTCTTCTTAAAATTCTTGATCACtttgagccttgatcacttgtacTACCCTTCGCGGTTCTTGGGGTTTTTGATCACTTTGAGCCTTGAATACTTGTACCTCCCTTTGAATAAACAACTTTCGGTACTCTCTAGCATCGATGAAGGGCTTCCTTGATTTGGGAATAAATTTTTTGGGCAATTCTTGAGCTGCCCGTTGGGGGGAAGCTTGAGTAAGGTTGCTCACATCTTCTTGAGATGCCATTGACTCAAACCAAAGGCCGAAACTGTTGTGTGTTGCGCAAGGAAGGAGGGAGCCGAATTTGAATTGTGTTGGTGTGAGAGGGTGTCGGCTGccttggaaaattttatagaaTCCCAACCGAcattggtgaagtgttttggaaggagaaaatctggaaattttcggttGGAAAAGGTGGAGATCAAATCTGATTTGCAAGTCCACTTggagaggaatttgaaagtttctaAAAGTTGTACAAGAAAGGTTTTCTAAAGAGTTTCCAAAACTAATTTGTTTTCCAAAtcactttaggaaactaagtagaCCACTTGGATAACtattttgttttcacttggatactctcctacattctctcctacgttTTAGGAACACCCTCCTACATACTCTCTTTCACTttaggaagttagggtttctttctCTTGTATTCACATTTGCACCCTTTTATTACTGTCCGCCACTACTTCCCTTCCAAAGTCGACCATTTTCTACTTCTTTTCCACCCATATTTGTGTCTTGCCTTCTTGGTTATTCTTGTGaaaaaagttgatgaaaattattggacttgagcggcatttctcaactacctaatccaatagataaaggtatttggtaagtccaatAGAATGTTTTGAACGGTAAAACACGAGAGTaagtgatacactaagggagtgaagtgaagtTATATTTGCGTTATTTCTTTGTCCACTAACCTTTGCAGGTACAAACGAGACATGGAGCAAACTCAACCGTTCACAGACTACtccttgatgttcaccgccatgaagaaCGAGCTCAGGCGAGTTAGTGAGTAACAAATGGAGAAGTTGCACACTCGGTTTGATGAGCTATCCAAGAGTCTCACACGAGGCTCTCGTTCAAGGTCTTACAACCAGAGTACCCATGGCACCAAAGAGGCAAATAGTGAAGATTACTCGGCTAGTGAGGATGACGAAAGAGTCGaaaggcctaaaagggacacgtctaaaaatgaattcaaaggacttaaaattcaagttcccGCATTCAAAGATAAAAGTGACTCTGAAGCTTATTTAGAATGGGAAGGCCGTATCGAGATGGTTTTCGACTGTTATGactatagcgaggaacaaaaggtgaagatTGCCACTGttgaattcaccgactacgccttaatttggtgggaccaagtaaggACCAATCGAAGGAGAATGGGAGAATCATGAGTCCGGACTTGGTGAGAACTCAAGGCATTGATGCGAAAAAgatttgttcctagctactacaatcgcGATCTCCACTATAAATTTCAAACTCTCATTCAAGGTAActtgagtgtggaggactactacaaagagatcgagatggccatgatgagggcaaaccttcaagaagatagtgaggcaaCCATGGTTAGGTTTCTTAGAGGACTCaaccctgaccttcaagaagccttggactCCAACATTAcctggacatgcatgatcttcttgagtTGGCCATCAAGGCCGAAAGGGGAAAGAAACTGAGACGTGGGGCCCGTCCCTTCCCAACTGCCAACTCAACTTTATGGAAGGGAAATCTATCACGGAGAACAACCCACAAGATAGGAAATTCGGCTACACTAAATGCTACTACCCAAATTCAAGGTATCCCTTCTAGCCGAACTTCTAATTTTGCCCCTGACAAAGTTGTTGAAACACTCAGGCCCACTTCTAAGGCACCACATGAGACTCCTAAAGTTAGGAGTAGGGATATCAAGTGCTTTAAGTGCCAaaggtttggacatattcagtctcaatgtccaaaccaaagGGTCATAttaatcactcacaatggcaAGATCATATCTGATAACGACGATTGTGAGGAGATGCCTGGATTGATCAAAGAAGATTGTCTAGAGAATGACTCGGCAGAGGAAGAATGCTCTCCGACACAAGGAGAAATAGGATGgttggtggcacggcgagtgtTAACCTCTCGAGTCAAGGAGGACGAGCAATTACAAAGAAAAAACTTATTTTACACTCGTTGTAAAGTAAGTGACAAGGTGTGTAGCCTTATCATCGATGGTGAGAGTTGCACCAATGTGGCGAGCTTGCTCATGGTAGAGACTCTAGGCCTTTCTaccactagacatccacacccatACCGCCTCTAATGGCTAAGTGAAGAGGGAGAGATACGTGTCTACAAGTAAGTACGTGTTCCTTTTTCAATTGGTACCTACATTGATGAAGTTGTGTGTGATATAGTGCCTATGCATACTACCCATGTCATCTTAGGAAGATCTTgacaatttgacaaacacgtcacatttgATGGAAGGGTAAATAAGTATACACTTTTGCACAAAGGGAAATGCATGGTCCTGACgccactcacacctgcacaagtttgtGAGGACCAATTaaaattgcaaagggagtgtgactTAGACTGTCAAAAGAGAAAGCAAAGGACGGTCGACCCTGGCACTTGTTCCACTTCCATATGTGAGCAATCCACCAAAggtcaagtgagcacacctagtgtACCACGTGATCATGCATTGACTAAaccaagcactaggaagcaaaacatgataattaaggctaaggatgtgcGCAAACTTGCAAATGCTGATCAACCTAtcttactcatgatttgcaagcatgtgctacTAGGCGTTGTtgagctcgataaggcattgctTTCGAGTATGGtcgctcttttgcaggaatttatGGATGTTTTACCTGACGAGATccttgatggcttaccacccattcgagggattgagcaccaaattgACCTAATTCTtggagcaccactacccaacaaacctgcttaccgcatgggtcctaaGGAGACAAAGGAGTTTCAacggcaagttgatggcctattaggtaagaattgggtaaaggaaagtctaaatccttgtgctgtgcctgtgatatttgtccccaaaaaggatggtacttgacacatgtgcactgactgtagggccgaTAAGGCTATTACTGTTAAATATCGTTACCCCATTCCTAaattagatgatatgcttgatgaacttgaTGGTGCTATTATATTTACTAAAATTGACCTAAAAagtggttatcatcaaattaggatgaaagaagacgatgaatggaaaacggcttTCAAAACCAAatatggtctctatgagtggttagtcataccttttgggttgactaacgcCCCTAGTACATTCATGCGGTTAATAAATCATGTTTTAAGgcatttcattgaaaaatttgtcattgtttactttgatgatattctaaTATATAGTCGTAGTGAACAAGAGCACatggagcatgtgagattagttcttgagacacttcgacaggcgcatttatacgctaaccttaagaagtgcaccttttgtactaataaGTTTGTGTTCTTAGGATATGTAGTGAGCTCACAGGGAATCAAAGTAGACGAGTTCAAGATTGAAGCCATCAGACAATGGCCAACTCCAACATCCGTCCATGAGGTGCGCAACTTCCATGGATTGGCAGGCTTCTACTGACGATTCGTCAAAGATTTCAGCACCATTCCTGCCTCATTGACTGCCGTGAGGAGAagcccaagaacaagcattcCTCACCTTCAaagacaaactcacacatgcacttgtTTTAACGTAACCAAATTTTAACAAgacctttgaaattgaatgttaTGCCtttggtgtaggtattggcgcCGTTTTTATGCAAGACAAGAGGTCTTGTGCATTTTTTAGTGAGAAACTAGGAGGTGCTGCCCTAAACTACTCCACGTACGATAAGGAGCTCTACGCACTTGTATGAGTATTGGAGATTTGACAACACTACCTCCACCCAAGaaagttcgtgatacacactgatcacgaatcCTTGAAATTTCTCAAGGGCTAACCCAAGTTGAGCAAGCGCC
Encoded proteins:
- the LOC140016517 gene encoding uncharacterized protein; the protein is MVLTPLTPAQVCEDQLKLQRECDLDCQKRKQRTVDPGTCSTSICEQSTKGQVSTPSVPRDHALTKPSTRKQNMIIKAKDVRKLANADQPILLMICKHVLLGVVELDKALLSSMVALLQEFMDVLPDEILDGLPPIRGIEHQIDLILGAPLPNKPAYRMGPKETKEFQRQVDGLLGIGAVFMQDKRSCAFFSEKLGGAALNYSTYDKELYALV